A genomic region of Gemmata massiliana contains the following coding sequences:
- a CDS encoding SPFH domain-containing protein has translation MEDRELKLWSGWLGLFGVLVGLGAVIALIVLASQWKEPKLVWAIVPLSLLWVISLAGFTVNGPNQARVVQLFGNYVGTLRKTGFFYGNPFYWRTRVSLRVQVFETGMNKTDETKDATGRVITQATSHREPLKVNDHDGTPIEIAAVVLWKVVNAAEAVFQVDNYEEFVKLQADAALRNLASRYSYDAPDTDAHSLRGHIEEVASQLKLELQARMRQAGVEVQEARISYLAYAREIASAMLQRQQAGAIIAARAKIVEGAVGMVEHALQMLNEKNIIELDGERRAAMVSNLLVVLCGHSAPQPVVNTGTLYN, from the coding sequence GTGGAAGACCGTGAGCTGAAACTGTGGTCGGGTTGGCTCGGGCTGTTCGGAGTGCTGGTCGGTTTGGGTGCGGTCATCGCACTCATCGTGCTGGCCTCGCAGTGGAAAGAGCCGAAGTTGGTGTGGGCGATCGTTCCGCTGTCGCTTCTGTGGGTGATTTCTCTGGCGGGGTTCACCGTGAACGGGCCGAACCAGGCGCGTGTGGTGCAACTGTTCGGCAACTACGTCGGCACGCTGCGCAAAACCGGGTTCTTCTACGGCAACCCGTTCTACTGGCGCACGCGAGTAAGCCTGCGGGTGCAGGTGTTCGAGACCGGGATGAACAAGACGGACGAAACGAAGGACGCGACCGGGCGGGTCATCACGCAGGCCACGTCGCACCGCGAGCCGCTCAAGGTGAACGACCACGACGGCACGCCGATCGAGATCGCGGCCGTGGTGCTGTGGAAGGTGGTGAACGCGGCCGAGGCGGTGTTCCAGGTGGACAACTACGAGGAGTTCGTGAAGCTCCAGGCGGACGCGGCTCTACGTAATCTCGCGAGCCGCTACAGTTACGACGCGCCCGACACCGATGCGCACTCGCTCCGCGGTCACATTGAGGAAGTGGCGAGCCAGTTGAAGCTCGAACTCCAGGCACGAATGCGGCAGGCCGGGGTGGAGGTTCAGGAGGCGCGCATCAGCTACTTGGCCTACGCACGCGAGATCGCGTCCGCGATGCTCCAGCGGCAGCAGGCCGGGGCCATCATCGCGGCCCGGGCGAAGATCGTCGAAGGGGCCGTTGGGATGGTGGAGCACGCGCTCCAGATGCTCAACGAGAAGAACATCATCGAACTGGACGGCGAGCGCCGGGCCGCGATGGTGAGCAACCTGCTCGTGGTGCTCTGCGGGCACAGCGCACCGCAACCGGTGGTCAACACCGGCACGCTTTACAACTGA
- a CDS encoding alpha/beta hydrolase family protein — MYLALALVLAASPVVDSPAPRLLGELVELKTDTGVLYGTLDLPAKTGPWPVVLLHAGSGPTNRDGNGPLIRTDNLKIVGRALAAKGIAVLRIDKRGVGASTPALAKEEDVRVETYAADVLAWVALLRNDARFTKLGYIGHSEGALIGLVAAKDAKFDAIVSLCGPGRPLQTVLREQLKRGLPDELYKQSDTILTELEAGRTVKDTPKTLAALFRPSVQPYLISMFKNDPAKLATGVKAPFLIVSGSTDIQVSATDAKCLGDANTSAKVVTIEGMNHVLKTVPKTDRTEQLPSYSDPALPLHPKLMPELVGFFKKSLSGK, encoded by the coding sequence ATGTACCTTGCACTCGCTCTGGTTCTGGCCGCTTCACCCGTTGTGGATTCCCCCGCGCCGCGACTGCTCGGCGAACTGGTGGAACTGAAGACCGACACCGGCGTGCTGTATGGCACGCTCGACCTGCCCGCGAAGACCGGGCCGTGGCCGGTGGTGTTGCTTCACGCCGGGTCCGGGCCGACCAACCGCGACGGGAACGGACCGCTTATTCGCACCGACAACCTCAAGATTGTCGGCCGCGCGCTTGCCGCGAAGGGGATTGCGGTGCTGCGGATCGACAAGCGCGGGGTGGGGGCGAGCACTCCCGCGCTGGCGAAAGAGGAAGATGTGCGGGTCGAGACTTACGCGGCCGACGTGCTCGCGTGGGTGGCGCTGCTCCGCAACGATGCGCGATTCACGAAGCTCGGTTACATCGGTCACAGTGAGGGCGCACTCATCGGGTTGGTCGCGGCGAAGGACGCGAAGTTCGACGCGATCGTTTCTCTGTGCGGTCCCGGGCGCCCGCTTCAAACAGTTCTTCGTGAGCAACTGAAACGAGGGTTGCCGGACGAACTGTACAAGCAAAGCGACACAATTTTGACCGAATTAGAAGCCGGGCGCACGGTCAAAGACACGCCCAAAACACTGGCCGCGTTGTTCCGGCCAAGCGTTCAACCGTACCTGATCTCGATGTTCAAGAACGACCCGGCGAAACTGGCCACCGGAGTGAAAGCGCCCTTCTTGATCGTGTCCGGCTCGACCGACATTCAAGTTTCGGCCACGGACGCGAAATGCCTGGGCGACGCCAACACGAGCGCCAAGGTTGTGACCATCGAGGGCATGAACCACGTGCTGAAGACGGTGCCCAAAACCGATCGGACGGAACAGCTCCCAAGCTATTCAGACCCGGCGCTGCCACTGCACCCGAAGCTTATGCCGGAACTCGTGGGGTTCTTCAAGAAATCGTTGAGTGGGAAGTAA
- a CDS encoding FAD-dependent oxidoreductase yields the protein MSNAPEVIRAKCCIAGGGPAGMVLGLLLARAGVEVVVLEKHADFLRDFRGDTIHPSTLEVVHELGLLDEFLCHPHQEARVLAGNVAGAEFPLADFAHLPTRCKFIALMPQWDFLDFVSAHAKKYPTFRLVTRAAVTDLIEESGRVLGARATMPEGALEVRADLTVGADGRHSTVRARAALPVQDFGAPMDVLWMRLSRKLSDGDRPVGRFDRGRIFVMIYRGDYWQCGFVIPKGDHAAVMTRGLEAFRADIVSVAPFLVDRVQELQSWDDVKLLTVTVDRLRKWWRPGVLCIGDAAHAMSPVGGVGINLAIQDAVATANLLAEKLSAGTVTGADLATVQRRRTFPTQLTQWIQVQVQKRVITRALTAHGSLKVPTAARLLQRFPILRRIPAHLVGIGIRPEHVRTKDAFK from the coding sequence ATGTCAAATGCCCCGGAAGTGATTCGCGCGAAGTGCTGCATCGCCGGCGGCGGACCCGCGGGGATGGTGCTCGGCCTCCTCCTCGCGCGGGCCGGGGTCGAGGTCGTCGTCCTGGAGAAGCACGCCGACTTCCTCCGCGACTTCCGCGGCGACACCATCCACCCGTCGACGCTCGAAGTGGTCCACGAACTCGGGCTCCTCGACGAGTTCCTCTGCCACCCGCACCAGGAAGCGCGCGTGCTCGCGGGTAATGTCGCGGGCGCCGAGTTCCCGCTCGCGGACTTCGCGCACCTCCCGACCAGGTGCAAGTTCATCGCGCTGATGCCGCAATGGGATTTTCTGGACTTCGTGAGCGCGCACGCGAAGAAGTACCCGACGTTCCGGCTCGTCACGCGCGCCGCGGTCACGGACCTGATCGAGGAGAGCGGGCGGGTGCTCGGCGCGCGGGCGACGATGCCCGAAGGGGCGCTCGAAGTTCGGGCGGACCTCACCGTCGGCGCGGACGGTCGACACTCGACGGTCCGCGCCCGCGCCGCGTTGCCCGTGCAAGATTTCGGCGCGCCGATGGACGTGCTGTGGATGCGGCTGTCGCGCAAGCTGTCGGACGGCGATCGCCCCGTGGGGCGATTCGACCGCGGGCGCATCTTCGTAATGATCTACCGCGGCGATTACTGGCAGTGCGGGTTCGTGATTCCGAAGGGCGATCACGCCGCAGTGATGACACGCGGACTCGAAGCGTTCCGCGCCGACATCGTTTCCGTGGCCCCGTTTCTTGTGGATCGCGTGCAGGAATTGCAGAGCTGGGACGATGTGAAGCTGCTCACCGTTACGGTAGACCGGCTGCGGAAGTGGTGGCGCCCCGGAGTGCTGTGCATCGGCGACGCGGCCCACGCGATGTCGCCCGTTGGCGGCGTCGGAATCAACCTCGCGATTCAGGACGCGGTCGCCACTGCGAATCTTCTCGCAGAGAAACTCAGCGCCGGGACCGTGACCGGAGCCGATCTCGCTACGGTTCAACGGCGCCGAACGTTCCCGACGCAACTCACGCAGTGGATTCAGGTCCAAGTGCAAAAGCGAGTGATTACCCGCGCGCTGACGGCTCACGGGTCATTGAAGGTGCCCACCGCAGCGCGCCTTCTTCAACGGTTCCCGATCCTGCGGCGCATTCCAGCGCATCTCGTTGGAATCGGAATTCGGCCCGAACACGTGCGGACGAAGGACGCCTTCAAGTAA
- a CDS encoding TIGR02452 family protein — translation MYPKRSRAASIARDTIDIIAAGRYANRKDETVHIRHLVEFAREGTLTYPPDETLPRFVPSERPTIFETINDTTLEAARKLVAEGFRPVALNFASARHPGGGFLGGARAQEESLCRASGLYACINNNAMYRAHAHLGGGFYTNYAIYSPAVPVFKDDEGELLDAPYLCAFVTSPAVNVGAIRDKERALVRDEMRERIDKALALMAGHGHDAAVLGAWGCGVFKNDPELIAELFAKALRGKFAGCFAKVVFAVLSSDGVTISPFAERFSA, via the coding sequence ATGTATCCCAAACGGAGTCGGGCGGCCTCGATCGCGCGCGACACGATCGACATCATTGCCGCCGGGCGGTACGCGAACCGCAAAGACGAAACGGTCCACATTCGCCACCTCGTTGAGTTCGCGCGAGAGGGCACGCTCACGTATCCGCCGGACGAAACACTGCCGCGGTTCGTGCCCTCCGAACGGCCCACGATTTTCGAGACCATAAACGACACTACGCTCGAAGCGGCGCGGAAGTTGGTTGCCGAAGGGTTCCGGCCGGTCGCGCTGAACTTCGCATCCGCACGGCACCCGGGTGGCGGGTTCCTCGGCGGTGCGCGGGCGCAAGAGGAGTCGCTCTGTCGCGCGTCCGGGTTGTATGCGTGTATCAACAACAACGCGATGTACCGGGCGCACGCGCACCTCGGTGGCGGGTTCTACACGAACTACGCGATCTACTCGCCCGCGGTGCCGGTGTTCAAGGACGACGAGGGCGAACTACTCGACGCGCCGTATTTGTGCGCGTTCGTGACTTCGCCCGCGGTGAACGTCGGGGCGATCCGGGACAAGGAACGGGCGCTCGTTCGCGACGAAATGCGCGAGCGCATCGACAAAGCGCTCGCGCTCATGGCCGGGCACGGGCACGACGCGGCCGTACTCGGTGCGTGGGGTTGTGGCGTGTTCAAGAACGATCCGGAATTGATCGCCGAGCTGTTCGCGAAGGCACTTCGCGGCAAGTTCGCTGGTTGTTTCGCGAAGGTCGTATTCGCGGTGCTGTCGTCCGACGGCGTGACGATCAGCCCGTTCGCGGAGCGGTTCTCTGCATAG
- a CDS encoding EF-hand domain-containing protein: protein MTLCALGLAFAAFGWCHAADPVPAKGAAVPVQFVLLGEEKLARIDLRAEVDGIAVSAIWDETFAKLFAFFDRNGNGSLDTKEAAQLPSVRSLRQAMGNGFTPPVGAAPTFAELDRNGDGKVTPEELAACYRAAGAGTVQIGVGRLPASVELAAALLKNLDTDGDGKVSEKEWGAASDVLKKLDKNDDELIGAGELVPKAVYPGAAGTVLLAPPAADSVQPDVLAKLPLVLLPSDSKDTHWATEIAQRDKRFKAAELPAWRTQAPGTSWVVKLSDKPGTTNRFAFASGRFRVDGWVASGKVNEALATARKQIVAQLDAPPEEGAGARRRGGNLAWLAPIADLNGDGTLDRKELDAWLDLQAQVARGQVLLTVLDGAGLFELLDTNHDGALSPRELRGAWEQLKGAGCVPGGAFDPKALPNVLLVAASRGYPQTLALDARRGPAWFRSMDRNGDGDVSRREFTGPADVFDKLDLDKDGLLSAEEAEKSEKAKK from the coding sequence ATGACTTTGTGCGCGCTGGGGCTGGCGTTCGCCGCGTTCGGGTGGTGCCACGCGGCTGATCCCGTGCCCGCCAAAGGCGCAGCCGTACCAGTGCAGTTCGTGCTGCTGGGCGAAGAGAAACTCGCTCGTATCGACCTCCGGGCGGAAGTTGACGGCATCGCGGTCTCCGCGATCTGGGACGAAACGTTCGCCAAGCTGTTCGCGTTTTTCGACCGCAACGGCAACGGCTCGCTCGACACCAAGGAAGCCGCACAGCTCCCCTCCGTGCGCTCCTTGCGGCAAGCAATGGGTAACGGGTTCACGCCGCCCGTCGGCGCGGCCCCGACGTTCGCGGAACTGGACCGCAACGGCGACGGGAAAGTGACGCCGGAGGAACTCGCCGCGTGCTACCGTGCGGCCGGCGCCGGGACCGTGCAGATCGGCGTCGGCCGACTGCCCGCGAGTGTGGAACTCGCCGCCGCGCTGCTCAAAAACCTGGACACTGACGGCGACGGGAAGGTGAGCGAAAAGGAATGGGGCGCGGCCTCCGACGTGCTGAAGAAGCTTGACAAGAACGACGACGAGCTGATCGGTGCGGGCGAACTCGTGCCGAAGGCCGTTTATCCCGGCGCGGCGGGGACTGTGTTACTTGCTCCACCGGCCGCGGACAGTGTGCAGCCCGACGTGCTCGCGAAGCTCCCGCTCGTGCTGCTCCCGTCCGATTCCAAGGACACGCACTGGGCAACGGAAATCGCCCAGCGCGACAAGCGATTCAAGGCCGCGGAACTCCCCGCGTGGCGGACGCAAGCCCCGGGCACGTCCTGGGTCGTGAAGCTCTCCGACAAGCCGGGCACCACGAACCGGTTCGCATTCGCGAGCGGGCGGTTCCGTGTGGACGGCTGGGTTGCCAGCGGGAAGGTGAACGAAGCCCTGGCGACTGCGCGGAAGCAGATCGTGGCTCAACTCGACGCCCCGCCGGAGGAGGGCGCCGGCGCCCGGCGGCGCGGGGGCAATTTGGCGTGGCTTGCGCCGATCGCCGACCTGAACGGCGACGGCACCCTCGACCGTAAGGAACTCGACGCCTGGCTCGACCTCCAGGCGCAAGTGGCGCGCGGTCAGGTGCTGCTCACCGTGCTCGACGGCGCGGGGCTGTTCGAGCTTCTGGACACGAACCACGACGGCGCACTTTCCCCGCGCGAACTCCGCGGCGCTTGGGAGCAATTAAAGGGTGCAGGGTGCGTGCCCGGCGGCGCGTTCGACCCGAAAGCGCTGCCGAACGTGCTCCTCGTCGCGGCGAGCCGCGGGTACCCGCAAACACTGGCACTCGACGCGCGCCGCGGACCGGCGTGGTTCCGCTCAATGGACCGTAACGGCGACGGCGACGTATCCCGGCGCGAGTTTACAGGCCCGGCCGACGTGTTCGATAAGCTCGACCTCGACAAGGACGGGTTGCTGAGCGCGGAAGAAGCGGAGAAGTCGGAGAAGGCCAAGAAATAG